From the Synechococcus sp. HK01-R genome, one window contains:
- a CDS encoding glycosyltransferase family 2 protein, with protein sequence MLSIVIPVYENCEALKLNILSISQGLDESIDNVEFIISENFSTTHNRNQLKLFLASIPQARLFCHSSNIGYARNLFTAISLAAGDYILLLGDDDRPSHSLLSSLIRYLPLKRDKSLLFLPFKGLQSSSSPANSFSKSFSWVSMRSGSMPGIVIHKKTLDMKNVSLDNCIYPQIEMALSAFVNFGLDHKVLDGELACGSGLELESRFEDHMQRPLDFGVNERISIIKRVAAVHHLNALSTFRAFYSTYCWAFDKSLLLLANRSKWTASYTLAYVVRSPDFIILLLTFSLYLIRKLFSFVSKIISRIKILA encoded by the coding sequence TTGCTTTCAATTGTCATCCCTGTCTACGAAAATTGTGAGGCTCTTAAGTTAAATATCCTATCTATTTCCCAAGGCTTAGATGAATCAATTGATAATGTTGAATTTATTATTTCTGAAAATTTTTCTACTACTCATAATCGTAATCAGTTAAAACTATTTTTGGCATCTATCCCTCAGGCTCGCCTGTTTTGCCATTCATCTAATATTGGATATGCTAGAAACCTTTTTACAGCAATATCTTTAGCTGCTGGCGATTATATATTGTTACTTGGCGATGATGACAGACCCAGTCACTCTCTATTATCTTCATTGATAAGATACTTGCCGCTTAAACGTGATAAAAGTCTTCTATTCCTTCCCTTCAAGGGCTTGCAGTCCTCTTCCTCGCCTGCCAACTCATTCTCCAAGTCTTTTTCTTGGGTATCAATGCGATCTGGTTCTATGCCAGGAATTGTCATCCATAAAAAAACTCTTGACATGAAAAATGTTTCTTTGGATAATTGCATCTATCCGCAAATAGAGATGGCATTGTCGGCATTTGTTAATTTTGGACTTGACCATAAAGTACTAGATGGTGAGCTAGCTTGTGGTTCTGGTTTGGAGCTTGAATCTCGATTTGAAGATCATATGCAACGCCCTTTAGATTTTGGAGTAAATGAACGAATTTCTATTATTAAGCGTGTTGCTGCCGTTCATCACCTTAATGCACTCTCAACCTTTCGTGCTTTTTATTCAACTTATTGTTGGGCCTTTGATAAATCTCTCTTGTTACTGGCTAATCGGAGTAAGTGGACAGCTTCATATACCTTGGCGTATGTTGTTCGTTCGCCTGATTTCATAATCTTATTGCTTACTTTTTCCCTGTATTTGATACGCAAGCTTTTTTCTTTTGTTTCTAAAATTATTTCTCGGATAAAAATTTTGGCATGA
- a CDS encoding glycosyltransferase family 2 protein translates to MNTPLLLLTWRRPNTLKQVIEAIRPVAPTNLFVASDGPNLSRDGEVDKVNATRQVIQQEIDWTCDIKLFYSDVNQGCRLGVSRAISWFFDHVEEGIILEDDCVPHPDFFVFCETLLNYYRSDTRISCISGNNFFDGKWIGDGDYFFGQIPMCWGWATWKSRWCKYDSDLQLWPIAKRLNLLQSVFSDSAMCTYWAEIWDTLYLHSKPDSWAYRWALTCVVNGGLTALPKVNLVSNVGFGDDASHTLDIKCSRPASSLLSSTIAHPHFVISNRYNNKLIFDNHFGGKSRRFPWNYVRKIRNFLLRLYG, encoded by the coding sequence ATGAACACTCCTTTGCTTTTGCTGACATGGCGTAGGCCTAATACACTTAAGCAGGTCATCGAAGCAATTCGGCCAGTTGCTCCTACGAATCTGTTTGTTGCCTCTGACGGCCCTAATCTTAGTCGAGATGGGGAAGTTGATAAGGTGAATGCTACTCGCCAAGTAATTCAACAAGAGATAGACTGGACCTGTGACATAAAATTATTTTATTCCGATGTCAATCAAGGTTGTCGATTAGGTGTAAGCCGTGCCATCTCATGGTTTTTTGACCATGTTGAAGAGGGAATTATTTTGGAGGATGATTGCGTTCCCCATCCAGATTTCTTTGTCTTTTGTGAAACCTTGCTTAATTACTACCGTTCTGACACACGCATATCTTGTATTAGTGGAAATAACTTTTTTGATGGGAAATGGATTGGAGATGGTGATTACTTTTTTGGGCAAATTCCAATGTGCTGGGGGTGGGCTACTTGGAAGTCGAGATGGTGCAAATATGACTCTGACCTTCAACTTTGGCCAATTGCCAAGCGGTTGAATCTTCTACAATCTGTTTTCTCTGACTCGGCAATGTGCACATATTGGGCAGAAATTTGGGACACCCTGTACCTTCATTCTAAGCCTGATTCTTGGGCTTACAGATGGGCACTCACTTGTGTTGTCAATGGTGGTTTAACTGCCTTACCAAAGGTCAACCTAGTCTCTAATGTCGGATTTGGTGATGATGCTAGCCACACTCTTGATATTAAATGCTCTCGACCTGCTTCTAGCCTGCTATCTAGTACAATTGCACATCCACATTTTGTAATATCCAATCGTTATAACAACAAACTGATTTTTGATAATCATTTTGGCGGCAAATCGCGCCGTTTTCCTTGGAACTATGTTAGAAAAATTCGCAATTTTTTATTACGTTTATATGGGTAG
- the rfbF gene encoding glucose-1-phosphate cytidylyltransferase: protein MKAVILAGGLGTRISEETHLRPKPMVEIGGKPILWHIMKIYSAYGINEFVICCGYKGYVIKEYFANYFLHMSDVTFHMKLNSMEVHHKKAEPWQVTLVDTGETTMTGGRLKRVREYLGNSSFCFTYGDGVSDIDINALVAHHKNDGRLATVTAVQPPGRYGALEFAGDNLVSGFQEKPKGDGGMINGGFFVLEPEVIDFINGDSTVWEQEPLRQLAEDRQLTAYLHTGFWQPMDTLRDRNYLDNLWLQSKAPWKVW from the coding sequence ATGAAAGCAGTTATTCTTGCTGGTGGGCTTGGCACTCGTATCAGCGAAGAAACCCATCTTCGTCCTAAGCCTATGGTAGAGATTGGTGGTAAGCCGATCTTGTGGCATATAATGAAAATCTATAGCGCTTATGGAATTAACGAATTCGTTATTTGTTGTGGATACAAAGGTTATGTTATTAAGGAGTACTTTGCCAACTATTTTCTCCATATGAGTGACGTTACCTTTCATATGAAACTTAATTCCATGGAGGTTCACCACAAGAAGGCGGAGCCTTGGCAAGTTACATTGGTTGATACAGGTGAAACGACGATGACAGGAGGGCGTTTAAAGCGTGTAAGAGAGTACCTAGGGAATTCAAGTTTTTGTTTCACCTATGGAGACGGAGTTTCTGATATCGACATTAACGCTTTGGTTGCCCATCACAAGAATGATGGCCGTCTTGCAACCGTGACGGCAGTACAACCCCCTGGACGTTATGGGGCTCTTGAGTTCGCCGGAGATAATTTAGTAAGTGGTTTTCAGGAAAAGCCTAAAGGTGACGGTGGGATGATAAATGGTGGTTTCTTTGTATTAGAACCAGAGGTAATCGATTTTATAAATGGAGATTCAACTGTTTGGGAGCAAGAGCCTCTTAGGCAACTTGCAGAAGACCGACAACTTACCGCTTATTTGCATACAGGTTTTTGGCAACCCATGGACACTCTTCGTGATCGTAATTATCTAGATAATCTTTGGTTGCAATCAAAGGCTCCCTGGAAGGTTTGGTGA